ttttttactttgtgagGTGCCATTACATCTGAGATTAGTGGATCTCATGATGTGgaagcatgtgcatgtgcagaaacatgctgatgctgatgataAAGAAATGTGAGACTCAGGGGGATATGAATACACCACAGCACCTGACGGGAACCCTGTAAGCACGCTAAATCAAACTCACAGATTAGCTGAAAATGTGATGCCGAACATTATGCAGTAAAACTTGTGTAACTTATGCAGATAGACGCGTCGAGGTGATAAGTGTGTACATTATAACATGTCGTTGAAGCTTCAAATAATTTAACATACTGAACATACTCTGTCATAAACCTTAATCTTATGACTGGAAGTAATTAGTTCACCAACTGTCAACATAGGATAaaacctgacacagacagtttGGAAACTTACAGGGAAAAAATAGAATGGAAAGCATGAACTGATTAATCATATTTCTCATATGAGTCctgctttgattgacagctgattCAGACAGGTTTTGAAAgcaatatatttaaaatgtaagaaTCTAGGCAGCGCACTTTATCCTGTTATCGCTGTGCAGACCTGCATATTGAGAGGTGGTAATTACCCTCTATTCAAGGGATGTCTGTTTTGGATGTAAGGTAAATGTTGAGGATATGGTTATAGAATCAAAAGGACATTCTCTGTACCCTAAGCAAAGCttctaaaacaaaatcaaaatatgacatgATTGTTAAGGAACCTCATAAAACTAAAATTAATGTACTTATAATGTCTTCGTGAGTAGGACTGATCAATAttaattcaaatattttatgaatgtaCATGTCTAATCCACTCTTTAATCATAAAGAATTAACCATCTCAATTTTAACTGGCTGGCAGACATATAAAAGCTCGAATTTATGGTGATCAGTTCCTCAAATGGTGTTTGATATCAATCCATTTCTCGATTGGATGTCTTGCAGTATTAAAATGTAAGACCTCTAGAGGGCACTGTTTTAATCAGCAATTCTGGGGAGAAGgttatttacatataaatgGATGTGCAGTTTGACAGGCTGATCAGGGCAGCAGTGGGAACTGCTCACTGATTAGGGCATGTGCAATGGAGTACTTGGTAAAGCAGCAGAGTAGAGAAAGAAGTCCAGTCAGCAAACAGGCTAAAGGAGGTTAGTCAACACCCCAACCTGCCTCGCTTTTGTGCATGTGGCACTGAATTAATGTTGTCGAAATTGAATATTTCAGGAAGTTATGGATGCCAAATAAatcacagggagagaaaaaagtgcTTTCACGACCCTATTTCATGTGGAAGGGGCACACAATTAATTTCCTGATGCACCAGCGTGGTGATTTACGAATGAATCTCTGGCTGTGTGGGCCTGAGTAAGGTGAGCTCCTGCTGATGTGGCTACAGGTAATTTATTCTATTCTCACATTTGCCTTTTACCTCTTCTGCTTTCTGCGCTCCTCTGCCGACATGATTTATTCAAACATTAGTGACATTCGCTGCTATTTACTCTTACGCGAGCACCCTGTGTGGGAGAGGGGCTCAAACAGGAACGCCCAGATACAAAGAAACCATATTAGATATATCAGAAAGCGTCATCTGTCCTTGCACAGATTTGGCTTTATTTAAGAATAGCATACAGTTGAAATGAAAGGAATTTCAACATGTGCCctgactgtctctttctctctcctttaaagcATAATACAGAAGGCCCCCGGATCCTTCCATTTTTTATTGAAACACTGTATCTGCCAACAtaaaaggtaaaaaacaaaaaaaacaaaacaacaacacagggaataataatagtaataataataataataatagtaatttgtttttacattgttcCTTGTAACAAGAGACTCTGCAAGTGCATTCACTGTCAAGGCTTTTATGAGAGGGAATGTACagtaatgtttaatattttgtgtttctcttgaCCAATTTTACCTACACCAATCCACATATTCTTCtccaaacaagcaaacacatatAACAAACACCCATCTAGtgcacagtcacacattcacacatatgctTTCATAcaacacacctttctctctctctctctctctctctctctctctctctctctctctcacacacacacacacacacagatatatactgACAAGACAATGCTGATCTCTGGGGCTTCCCTCCAACATTTGGTCATAAAATATGAGCAGTCATCTCCAAGAAGGTTGCTCTCTCTATACAATGAAATATCCAAGAACCTCTGCGTTTGCTGACCTCACACTCTCAACTCACTACCATCCCAGAGTCCTTTTACCGCCCAAGAGGCAGCTAAGGGAGACTAATGTCTTCTGTCAAATGGACCACAaaggaaaatacacacaacgGACCGTGGAAAAGTGGCATTACAAAAAATCCTCAGCTTTTGTCAGGCATGAAAAATGTCCTGATGACATAGCTGCTATCAGTTGACTGCTGCAGAAAGAGGCTCTCTTTCAATGGCAATGTTCATCAATCCATTACCAACAGCATATTTAAAACCAtctctgacaaaaaaagacaacaatttaaaaatgtttttactcCTTGAGCACACATCTTGATAGATTAGTCTGTTTTGTCTCATATTTTGGAGTTGATGTGTGACTTaatagaattaaaaacaaatgcatattttcCTCAGTCAAGCTATCCTTCAAACTTAATCCAGCAAGCATCTCCTTCTCAAATCACAAGCCAAAACAGGTCATGGTCAGCTAGCTTATAGTAGTCATATATTCCAGTGTATCCAACACCATAGTTTTAACTTGTAGCATTGTCCAAATTTGATGAAAAACAAGCCTAAAATGGATTGGTACTGGTCAGTGCTATGGTCATGTGTCAATAATCTCTTGCACTGGTGTGGGTTCATGTGGCAGGCTTGTGGCATTGGGCAGGGCTTGGCCGTGTCCTACTGAGTTTGGCTGGATCTCCAGTGCAATCCCAGTTGCATTCTCGCGTGCTGGAAACTCGCGAGATTGCTTTCGGTACTCCAGAAAGGTACAGGCTTTTGTTGCTATTGCCACCACGTTTTTGCCCACAAAAATGGTTGAGACCCGGCTGTCCTGGAATAGTACCATGTTGACTCCACGGATGAGGATGGTGACCACGTTGATGGTGACAAGGCTGAGCACCGGATAGAGCATCATCTTTTGTGGCGACACATGTTCTCCCTGCACGCTGATTTCACTCAGCGACACGCAGGGAAGGATCAGCAACAAGATGTAGCAGTAGAAGAACATCAGGCCTTCTGCCCAGATGGGCAAGCCTGTCCGCTGGGGCTCCCAGAGGTTTGCTTGGATGTCAAGGAGGTCCAGAAGATCCAGTGCCACCCAGAAGAGTCTCCCTCGCATGTCCTCTTTCTTCCGGAAGGTTCTAA
This sequence is a window from Chanos chanos chromosome 4, fChaCha1.1, whole genome shotgun sequence. Protein-coding genes within it:
- the tmem121ab gene encoding transmembrane protein 121Ab, which gives rise to MVLPPPDKRHVCLTTIVIMTSMAFMDAYLVEQNQGPRKIGVCIIVLVGDVCFLIVLRYVAVWVGAEVRTARRGYAMILWFLYIFVLEIKLYFIFQNCKADRKSLETVARKALTLLLSICVPGLYLVLVALDSMEYVRTFRKKEDMRGRLFWVALDLLDLLDIQANLWEPQRTGLPIWAEGLMFFYCYILLLILPCVSLSEISVQGEHVSPQKMMLYPVLSLVTINVVTILIRGVNMVLFQDSRVSTIFVGKNVVAIATKACTFLEYRKQSREFPARENATGIALEIQPNSVGHGQALPNATSLPHEPTPVQEIIDT